From the Odocoileus virginianus isolate 20LAN1187 ecotype Illinois chromosome 20, Ovbor_1.2, whole genome shotgun sequence genome, the window GCAATGTAGAGCTCTGGAGCCAACCCATTTGGGTGGAAACCCTAAGCATACCATTTATTAGCTGTGGGATTTGGGTAAAATGCCTAACTATCCTGggtgtcagtttcctcatctacacaATGAAGATCAGATTGGTATCCACCTCATTAGGCTCATAGGGCTGTTGCTGATGTGTataagatgggggggggggggggcagtgtaTAGAGGGCAGTGGTCTGGTGGTTAGCAGAATAGAGCTCCTATTAGCTTCAGGCAgacccccagctctgccacttgggCAGGATATCTATTTCCTATTCATTGATGGGCTGTGGGGTCAGGGGTTAGAGGTGGGGTCCTTTTACCTTTCTGACTTGGAGATTGCCCGGGCTGCCCGGAGTCCGCACAACCAGCAGAGGGCGCAGGAAAGTGTTCCAGAGACGCTGAGGGTCCAGTTGCCCCACTACCCTCCGCACCCGAGCTTCGGGGAGGCTTCCGATCAAAGGGCCCTGAGGAAGCAGGTAGGGAAGAGAAGAGCAGAGCATGAAAACGACCCTCATTCCAACCATTTCCTGGAGGCTGCCGTCCTCTTCCTAGTCGCAGCCTCCAGCGTCAGAGGTTTCTAGGAGAAATCCTAGACTCGGTTAAAGTCCTTCCAAACCCATCCTGCCCAGCCCGCGGCAATCCTGATGGAGGAAATCTAGGCCCAGCGAGAGGAAGGGATTCTTCCAAATAGTTGACTTTAAGATTAGAACCCAGAACTCCCAGTCTTACTACTCCAGACTCTCTCACCGGGTAACCGCTATTACAAAACAAGCCCGAAGCCTCATTGCGTTAAAAGGGGTATGCGCTCTAAGAACGGAGACGGAGGCACCTGCAGCTAGGGCCATATGGTGAAGACAAAGCCACGTCAACCCAACCTAGGGTCTCCCCCATGAGACCCTGGGGAAGGGGACGCAAGGAGTAAGGGCTTCCGCAGCGCCCGTGTCCCCGCCCGTCCTCACCCGCAGCTCCCGGCCCAGCGGCAGCTCTTCAGTCTGGCTATGCCAGCTGCTCCAAATGGTATAGAACACCGAGGCTACCGTCAGAGCCAGCAGCAGTAGGGGCAATAGCTGTGCACGCGGTAGCAGGCGGCGCTTGGGCGGTGAGGGCCGCTCCAAAAGGCCGCGTTCTCCGACCCGGAGCCGGGGCCGCCCGCGGCCCCCGGAACGCATGGCAGCTTCGCCCTGAAACCGGTCGGAGACGGCGGATAGAGTTAAGGCCCAGCCAAGTCCCGCCCCATGAAATAAGCCGGACCAATGAGCAACAAGAGCGGCTGCACCATCCGCCCTCCCGTGAGCAGTAAAGCCAATGGGACTTTCGTCCTGAGGACGCGGCTCCTTGCCTCCCAGGGAGCTTTGGGGGTTGGTACCCCAGGGTTGCACAACCCAAAAGGGAGAGCGTAAGAAGTAGGCGCCACCTCAGCGCAAGAGGGGAAGCCAATGAGAAGCGTTTGATCACCGAAAACATTAGCCTTACTGGGCGCAAATCCACGCCGCTACCGGATGGACCCTCACCTGGGTCCAGAAAAATCAATATACACGTAAATCAACAGTCCCTGAAGGAAAAGGGGAGGTGCCCATCCCTGAAGCGAAGAGCGGATTGGCTTTGCGAAGGCCGCGCCCCCAAAGGCAGAGCGGGCGGGTATTTGGAAATGGCTAGTATTTCCCTTCTTCAACCTATGCGGTTCTACAACAAAATGGTTTGAATCAGTCCCgccttcttttcctctcctaGGTCGTGAATATCTGCCCAGTACTGTCTAGAACGGTGGCCTGGAGCTACTTACTAAATAAGAGTTCTACTCAACAGACTCCGCCGAGGGCGGAGATCGCTGTAGCAACAGGCCACGCCCCACTCGCTGGTTGGGTTTGCGCAGGCGCCCACGGAAGTGGGCCGCAGGAAGAGGAAGTCCCGCCTCTGGCTCTCTGTTCGGAAGGCACACCGCGTAGGAGAAGGTAGTGAGTTGAGAACGCggtcaccatcatcatcatgtgAGGCCGGCCTGGGTTTGGATGGCGGGAGTGGGATTGAGGGTGTAAATTTGGCCGCTTACCGGTTGAAGGGGGTAGGCAGAAATGGGGGCGGAAGCAAACATTTGGGGGTAAAGTGGCGTATCTTTCTACTGATGAGTTGCGAAGGGACGTGGGGCCTTTGACGCACCCTGACTTCGGGAGAGGGGACAGCTTTATCAGATAACAGGCTGGACTTTCCCAAATAAGCAATCTTACTGAAGTGAATTTTAAGAGGAAGCGTTTTTACTAAAAACCTGGGAGATGGGGAGTACGGACTCGTAGGAAAAGCGGTCTTAAGGTAAGAGGCTTAGCTGGAGAAGATTGGCTTTTCGATCACATCCGCCATTTGTACGGATAACGAGTTATGGGgatgattttacttatatattcattcaacagttatttattgagtgcttgtgTGTCAGGCTGCTTTAGACACATAGTTTATATCAGTGAATTACTCCGCTCTtcccaaggaaaaaaattctcttctgCATCTCACGAGATGGGAAGAGGCAGGCAGGAAACGTGCTAGTAATAGATACGTAAATTCTAGAATGTGTTAGGGGATAGGgttatgaataaagaaataacagaGCAGGGTAAAACTGTGGAATGTCACTTTTGAGAGACAGAACACATAAAGGAGGCAACACTTGAGCAAAAACCTGAAGAAAGTGAGAAAGCAAACCACAAAGATACGTGGGGAGGTACCTAGGCAGAGGGGAAAGTGAATAGAGGGGCCCAAGAAGGTTTGCCTAATATCTTCAAGAACCGCTGAAGAGGCCATTGTGCCTGGAACAGAGGGAGGGTAAAAGCTGGGTTTTACTTTTTACATTGAGAGAGGAGTCATGAGAGGGTACTGAAGAGTGAGATGATTCTGACACCACCCCTGAGACTGCTTTCTGGAGGGCAAACTGTTGGGGAGCATGGGTGGAGGCAAGGAGACCTCTAGGAAAGAGATGATGGAGGTTTAAGCCAAGGTAAGAAATTCAGAATCTGATAGGTTTTAGCGGCAGATGACAGGATTTGCTGACAGATTGAATGTAGGATGTGAGAGAAGAAAGAGTCAATTTGACAGTAGGGCTTTTGCTCAAAGAACCAGAGGGATGGAGTCGCCATTGACAGAGATGAGGAAGGCTGTGGATAGTATAAGTTGGGGTTATGGGGGGTCGAGTTCAGTCTAGGACGTGCGGGGATTGGAAATATCCATTAGGCATCCACGTGGTGATACCAAGAGAGAGGACTGTGTAGGAGGAGAGGGGTATGTGTCAGGGAGACACTGAGGGAGAGGCCGTGAGCACCCAGGCCACGGGCCTTCTCACTGTGGGTTCCATACTTCTCAGGAGTCTCCTCAACAAGCCCAAGAGTGAGATGACCCCAGAGGAGCTGCAGaagcgggaggaggaggagtttAACACGGGGCCACTCTCCGTGCTCACGCAGTCAGTCAAAAACAACACTCAAGTGCTCATCAACTGCCGTAACAACAAGAAGCTCCTGGGCCGCGTGAAGGCCTTCGACAGGTGAGCACCAGGGTCTGGGGAGGTATGCTgtccgggcctcagtttccttacctgtgaaATATGCATCATCATAATATCCTTCAGAACAGTCATGAGGCTTCAGTAATACTATGTATGAAAAGCACTTGGCTCAGTACCTAACACATgataaatgctcagtaaacatATGCAGCCTTTAGTTAGCATTTGGGAAGTGCTTTCCTCACAGTAGATTACTATATAGCAAGATACAGAGCtttcccaatttttttcttttctttctttcactaaaTCATAGTTCCCTATATCCTCCTATCCcttaaggagtaatggggagtaatagggaattttaaaagagaaaaaataaaaaagaaaaaaaaggtaaaagtgtatctaggaatttttctggagctgttgcggtcagtgtgggtttggttcagtttcagatagctcctcattccagcttacacttctcgatatctataggcctcttccggtgtagttggtgttacctacaggggttttaatctgttgcaccggtcccttctgaagcggttccctttgtttatttggcttctgtttgccggtctcttcagtgtctaatttctgccctgacacaggcgggcggaggtggtctcttgtcaGGTTCGCTAGTTGCTGCTGGGAGGGCGAGGCGCTGtagacagatatcgctgtgtgtggggagcactcacagtgttccggccacactgggtttgcccccgctcacgggtgtgtgtgctttccccgtctatactgctcaggctccccactgccctatatggagcgtgccctgcattgtgtgcggttccagttttcaggtactccacaaaagcgtggacTCGGTTgtgcctgcattttgtgccttccccacccaagcagctcaggcagccaggagcttaacgggcacactctccccggatgcggtgTGCCTTCTCTCCGTGGTCCCATCCTCAGTTTCCACGCGTGCCAGTCAGGTGCGTGCGCCTTGTGTTTAGCCGCGACCTTCCCGgaggatgtcgaccatccaggaagtctttggttagaaactggaggcctgtttgctgtctctggggccgagtttgcccctttcccctcccccctaccTCCTGCCTCCGGCGAGGATGGGCAGGTCCGcggccggtccgcagccggctagctcctctggacttgcgcagtc encodes:
- the SNRPD2 gene encoding small nuclear ribonucleoprotein Sm D2 isoform X2, whose protein sequence is MSLLNKPKSEMTPEELQKREEEEFNTGPLSVLTQSVKNNTQVLINCRNNKKLLGRVKAFDRHCNMVLENVKEMWTEVPKSGKGKKKSKPVNKDRYISKMFLRGDSVIVVLRNPLIAGK